In Escherichia ruysiae, a genomic segment contains:
- the kdpC gene encoding K(+)-transporting ATPase subunit C, giving the protein MSGLRPALSTFLFLLLITGGVYPLLTTAIAQWWFPWQANGSLIREGDTVRGSALIGQNFTGNGYFHGRPSATAEMPYNPQASGGSNLAVSNPELDKQIAARVAALRAANPDASATVPVELVTASASGLDNNITPQAAAWQIPRVAKARNLSVEQLTQLVAKYSQQPLVKFIGQPVVNIVELNLALDKLDE; this is encoded by the coding sequence ATGAGTGGATTACGTCCGGCATTATCGACATTTCTCTTTCTGTTATTGATTACCGGCGGTGTTTACCCGCTGCTGACCACCGCGATTGCGCAATGGTGGTTTCCCTGGCAGGCCAACGGTTCGTTGATTCGTGAAGGTGATACGGTACGCGGCTCGGCGTTAATCGGGCAGAATTTTACCGGCAACGGCTATTTTCATGGTCGCCCGTCGGCAACGGCAGAAATGCCCTATAATCCACAGGCTTCTGGCGGGAGCAATCTGGCGGTCAGTAACCCGGAGCTGGATAAACAGATAGCTGCACGCGTTGCCGCGTTACGGGCAGCAAATCCTGATGCCAGTGCAACCGTTCCGGTTGAACTGGTGACGGCGTCGGCAAGCGGACTGGATAATAACATTACCCCGCAAGCGGCGGCCTGGCAGATCCCACGCGTCGCGAAAGCGCGTAATCTCAGCGTTGAACAACTCACGCAACTGGTCGCAAAATACAGCCAACAACCGCTGGTGAAATTTATCGGCCAGCCGGTCGTCAATATTGTCGAACTCAATCTGGCGCTGGATAAGCTTGATGAATAA
- the kdpD gene encoding two-component system sensor histidine kinase KdpD, translating into MNNEPLRPDPDRLLEQTAAPHRGKLKVFFGACAGVGKTWAMLAEAQRLRAQGLDIVVGVVETHGRKDTAAMLEGLAVLPLKRQAYRGRHISEFDLDAALARRPALILMDELAHSNAPGSRHPKRWQDIEELLEAGIDVFTTVNVQHLESLNDVVSGVTGIQVRETVPDPFFDAADDVVLVDLPPDDLRQRLKEGKVYIAGQAERAIEHFFRKGNLIALRELALRRTADRVDEQMRAWRGHPGEEKVWHTRDAILLCIGHNTGSEKLVRAAARLASRLGSVWHAVYVETPALHRLPEKKRRAILRALRLAQELGAETATLSDPAEEKAVVRYAREHNLGKIILGRPASRRWWRRETFADRLARIAPDLDQVLVALDEPPARTINNAPDSRSFKDKWRVQIQGCVVAAALCAVITLIAMQWLMAFDAANLVMLYLLGVVVVALFYGRWPSVVATVINVVSFDLFFIAPRGTLAVSDVQYLLTFTVMLTVGLVIGNLTAGVRYQARVARYREQRTRHLYEMSKALAVGRSPQDIAATSEQFIASTFHARSQVLLPDDNGKLQPLTHPQGMTPWDDAIAQWSFDKGLPAGAGTDTLPGVPYQILPLKSGEKTYGLVVVEPGNLRQLMIPEQQRLLETFTLLVANALERLTLTASEEQARMASEREQIRNALLAALSHDLRTPLTVLFGQAEILTLDLASEGSPHARQASEIRQHVLNTTRLVNNLLDMARIQSGGFNLKKEWLTLEEVVGSALQMLEPGLSSPINLSLPEPLTLIHVDGPLFERVLINLLENAVKYAGAQAEIGIDAHIEGEKLQLDVWDNGSGLPPGQEQTIFDKFARGNKESAVPGVGLGLAICRAIVDVHGGTITAFNRPEGGACFRVTLPQQTAPELEEFHEDM; encoded by the coding sequence ATGAATAACGAACCCTTACGTCCCGATCCCGACCGTCTGCTGGAACAAACTGCCGCGCCGCATCGGGGGAAGCTAAAAGTTTTCTTCGGTGCCTGTGCAGGCGTCGGGAAGACCTGGGCGATGCTGGCAGAAGCACAGCGACTGCGGGCGCAAGGGCTGGATATTGTGGTTGGCGTGGTAGAAACCCACGGTCGGAAAGATACTGCCGCAATGCTGGAAGGGCTGGCTGTTCTGCCGCTAAAACGCCAGGCGTACCGTGGGCGGCACATCAGCGAGTTTGATCTCGATGCTGCCCTCGCCCGCCGTCCGGCGCTTATATTAATGGACGAACTGGCGCACAGTAATGCGCCAGGTTCCCGTCATCCCAAACGCTGGCAGGACATCGAAGAGCTGCTGGAAGCTGGCATTGATGTTTTCACTACCGTCAACGTTCAGCATCTGGAAAGTCTGAACGATGTGGTCAGCGGCGTCACCGGAATTCAGGTACGGGAAACCGTGCCTGATCCTTTTTTTGATGCTGCCGACGACGTGGTGCTGGTGGACCTGCCCCCGGACGATCTGCGTCAACGGCTGAAAGAAGGCAAAGTCTACATTGCCGGGCAGGCGGAGCGCGCCATTGAACATTTTTTCCGCAAAGGCAATCTGATCGCCCTGCGCGAACTGGCTCTGCGCCGTACTGCCGATCGCGTAGATGAACAAATGCGCGCCTGGCGGGGGCATCCTGGCGAAGAGAAAGTCTGGCACACGCGTGACGCGATCCTTTTATGCATCGGCCATAACACTGGCAGCGAAAAACTGGTTCGCGCGGCGGCGCGGCTGGCGTCAAGGCTGGGGAGCGTCTGGCACGCGGTGTATGTTGAAACCCCTGCCCTGCACCGCTTACCGGAGAAAAAACGTCGGGCAATTCTCCGCGCCTTACGTCTGGCGCAGGAGCTGGGCGCGGAGACGGCAACACTTTCTGATCCAGCGGAAGAAAAAGCCGTAGTGCGTTATGCCCGTGAACATAATCTCGGCAAGATTATTCTCGGTCGTCCGGCCTCGCGCCGCTGGTGGCGTCGGGAAACGTTTGCTGACCGACTGGCGCGCATCGCCCCCGATCTCGATCAGGTGCTGGTCGCGCTTGATGAACCACCCGCCCGCACGATTAACAACGCGCCGGATAGCCGCTCTTTTAAAGACAAGTGGCGGGTACAGATTCAGGGATGCGTGGTTGCCGCCGCGTTATGCGCCGTTATCACCTTAATTGCCATGCAGTGGCTGATGGCGTTTGATGCCGCCAACCTGGTGATGCTGTATCTGTTAGGCGTGGTAGTGGTGGCGCTATTTTATGGGCGCTGGCCTTCAGTGGTCGCCACCGTCATTAATGTAGTGAGTTTCGATCTCTTTTTTATCGCTCCACGCGGCACGCTCGCCGTCTCTGATGTGCAATATCTGCTGACCTTCACGGTGATGTTAACCGTCGGACTGGTGATCGGGAACCTTACTGCTGGCGTGCGTTATCAGGCGCGGGTAGCCCGCTACCGCGAGCAACGCACACGGCACTTATATGAAATGTCGAAAGCCCTGGCAGTAGGCCGCAGTCCGCAGGATATCGCCGCCACCAGCGAACAGTTTATTGCCTCCACGTTTCATGCCCGCAGCCAGGTATTGTTACCCGATGACAATGGAAAATTGCAGCCATTGACACATCCGCAAGGAATGACGCCGTGGGACGATGCCATCGCGCAGTGGAGTTTTGATAAAGGCCTGCCTGCGGGCGCGGGCACCGACACGTTACCCGGCGTGCCGTACCAGATTTTGCCGTTAAAAAGCGGCGAGAAAACCTACGGTCTGGTGGTGGTGGAACCGGGGAATCTGCGCCAGTTGATGATCCCGGAACAGCAGCGCCTGCTGGAGACGTTTACGCTGTTAGTTGCCAATGCCCTGGAACGCCTGACGTTGACCGCCAGCGAAGAACAGGCGCGGATGGCAAGCGAACGTGAACAGATCCGCAACGCCCTGCTGGCGGCACTTTCGCATGATTTACGCACTCCGCTTACGGTGCTGTTCGGTCAGGCTGAAATCTTAACGCTCGATCTGGCAAGCGAAGGATCGCCCCACGCCCGCCAGGCCAGCGAGATTCGCCAGCATGTGCTGAACACTACCCGACTGGTGAATAATCTACTGGATATGGCGCGAATTCAGTCCGGCGGCTTTAATTTGAAGAAAGAGTGGTTAACGCTGGAAGAAGTGGTCGGCAGCGCGCTGCAAATGCTGGAACCGGGATTATCGTCGCCCATCAACCTTTCTCTGCCAGAACCGCTGACTTTAATCCACGTTGACGGACCACTCTTTGAACGGGTGCTGATTAATCTGCTGGAGAACGCGGTGAAATACGCGGGTGCGCAGGCCGAAATTGGTATTGATGCCCACATTGAGGGCGAGAAGCTACAACTGGATGTCTGGGATAATGGCTCCGGTCTTCCGCCAGGCCAGGAGCAGACGATATTCGATAAGTTTGCGCGTGGGAATAAAGAATCGGCAGTGCCGGGTGTAGGGCTTGGGCTGGCAATTTGTCGGGCGATTGTGGATGTACACGGCGGCACCATTACCGCGTTCAACCGACCGGAAGGTGGTGCCTGTTTTCGTGTTACACTTCCCCAGCAAACTGCCCCTGAACTTGAAGAATTTCATGAGGATATGTGA
- the kdpE gene encoding two-component system response regulator KdpE has protein sequence MTNVLIVEDEQAIRRFLRTALEGDGMRVFEAETLQRGLLEAATRKPDLIILDLGLPDGDGIEFIRDLRQWSAVPVIVLSARSEESDKIAALDAGADDYLSKPFGIGELQARLRVALRRHSATAAPDPVVKFSDVTVDLAARVIHRGEEEVHLTPIEFRLLAVLLNNAGKVLTQRQLLNQVWGPNAVEHSHYLRIYMGHLRQKLEQDPARPRHFITETGIGYRFML, from the coding sequence GTGACAAACGTTCTGATTGTTGAAGATGAACAGGCTATTCGTCGGTTTCTGCGCACGGCGCTGGAGGGCGATGGTATGCGCGTCTTTGAGGCCGAAACGCTGCAACGCGGCTTACTGGAAGCGGCAACCCGCAAGCCGGATTTAATTATTCTCGATCTCGGTCTGCCCGACGGTGATGGGATTGAGTTTATCCGCGACCTGCGCCAGTGGAGCGCGGTGCCGGTGATTGTGCTTTCCGCACGTAGTGAAGAGAGCGACAAAATCGCCGCGCTGGATGCCGGAGCTGATGATTACCTGAGTAAACCGTTTGGCATTGGCGAGCTTCAGGCTCGTCTGCGCGTCGCTTTACGCCGCCATTCAGCCACCGCCGCGCCCGATCCGGTGGTGAAATTTTCCGATGTGACCGTCGATTTAGCGGCTCGTGTGATCCATCGCGGTGAGGAAGAGGTGCATCTCACCCCGATTGAGTTCCGCCTGCTGGCGGTGCTGCTTAATAACGCCGGGAAAGTGCTCACCCAGCGCCAGTTACTCAACCAAGTGTGGGGGCCAAATGCGGTTGAACACAGCCACTATTTGCGGATTTATATGGGGCATCTGCGGCAAAAACTGGAACAAGACCCGGCTCGGCCTCGCCATTTTATTACTGAAACCGGTATTGGGTATCGGTTTATGCTTTGA
- the potE gene encoding putrescine-ornithine antiporter: protein MSQAKANKMGVVQLTILTMVNMMGSGIIMLPTKLAEVGTISIISWLVTAVGSMALAWAFAKCGMYSRKPGGMGGYAEYAFGKSGNFMANYTYGVSLLIANVAIAISAVGYGTELFDTTLSPVQIGLATIAVLWVCTVANFGGARITGQISSITVWGVIIPVIGLCIIGWFWFSPTLYADSWNPHHAPFFSAVGSSIAMTLWAFLGLESACANAEVVENPERNVPIAVLGGTLGAAVIYIVSTNVIAGIVPNMELANSTAPFGLAFAQMFTPEVGKVIMALMVMSCCGSLLGWQFTIAQVFKSSADEGYFPKIFSRVTKVDAPVQGMLTIVIIQSGLSLMTISPSLNSQFNVLVNLAVVTNIIPYILSMAALVIIQKAANVPAAKAKVANFVAFIGAMYSFYALYSSGEEAMLYGSIVTFLGWTLYGLVSPRFELKNKHG from the coding sequence ATGAGTCAGGCTAAAGCGAATAAAATGGGCGTCGTGCAGTTAACCATACTGACGATGGTCAACATGATGGGTTCCGGCATCATTATGCTGCCGACCAAACTAGCCGAAGTCGGGACGATCTCGATTATCTCCTGGCTAGTGACGGCTGTAGGATCAATGGCGCTGGCCTGGGCCTTTGCAAAATGCGGTATGTATAGCCGTAAACCAGGTGGTATGGGGGGTTATGCCGAATATGCCTTCGGTAAATCCGGTAACTTCATGGCGAACTATACCTACGGTGTGTCGCTACTGATTGCCAATGTCGCCATCGCTATTTCCGCCGTTGGCTACGGTACTGAGTTGTTTGACACAACCCTTTCGCCTGTTCAGATTGGTCTTGCCACTATTGCTGTGCTGTGGGTATGTACCGTGGCTAACTTTGGTGGTGCACGCATTACCGGGCAAATCAGTAGCATTACCGTGTGGGGTGTCATTATTCCGGTAATTGGCCTGTGCATTATCGGCTGGTTCTGGTTCAGCCCGACGCTTTACGCTGACTCCTGGAATCCGCATCATGCGCCCTTCTTTAGCGCGGTTGGTTCTTCCATCGCCATGACATTGTGGGCTTTTCTCGGTCTGGAGTCTGCCTGTGCGAATGCTGAAGTGGTAGAAAACCCGGAACGTAACGTGCCAATTGCTGTTCTTGGCGGTACGTTGGGTGCGGCAGTAATTTATATCGTCTCTACTAACGTGATTGCCGGGATTGTGCCCAATATGGAGCTGGCAAATTCAACGGCACCGTTTGGTCTGGCCTTCGCGCAGATGTTCACACCGGAAGTCGGTAAAGTGATTATGGCGTTGATGGTGATGTCCTGCTGCGGTTCATTGCTCGGCTGGCAGTTCACCATTGCCCAGGTGTTTAAATCTTCTGCCGATGAAGGGTACTTCCCGAAAATTTTCTCCCGTGTAACCAAAGTAGATGCACCGGTTCAGGGAATGTTGACCATTGTGATTATCCAGAGCGGATTATCGCTGATGACCATTAGCCCGTCGCTGAACAGCCAGTTCAACGTGCTGGTTAACCTGGCCGTGGTGACCAATATCATCCCGTATATTCTGTCGATGGCAGCACTGGTAATCATCCAGAAAGCAGCGAATGTTCCGGCTGCTAAAGCGAAAGTGGCTAACTTTGTTGCCTTTATTGGTGCGATGTACAGCTTCTATGCGCTGTACTCGTCTGGGGAAGAGGCCATGCTGTATGGCTCCATCGTGACCTTCCTCGGCTGGACACTGTATGGTCTGGTATCACCCCGCTTTGAACTGAAAAATAAACACGGTTAA
- the speF gene encoding ornithine decarboxylase SpeF: protein MSELKIAVSRSCQNYFSTHRVCVNIEESNYIDVAAIVLSVDDVERGKLDEIDATGYGIPVFIATENEEHVPAKYLSRISGVFEHCEARKTFYGRQLETAASHYETQLRPPFFRALVDYVNQGNSAFDCPGHQGGEFFRRHPAGNQFVEYFGETLFRSDLCNADVAMGDLLIHEGAPCIAQQHAAKVFNADKTYFVLNGTSSSNKVVLNALLTPGDLVLFDRNNHKSNHHGALLQAGATPVYLETARNPYGFIGGIDAHCFEENYLRELIAEVAPQRAKEARPFRLAVIQLGTYDGTIYNARQVVDKIGHLCDYILFDSAWVGYEQFIPMMADCSPLLLELNENDPGILVTQSVHKQQAGFSQTSQIHKKDRHIKGQPRYVPHKRMNNAFMMHASTSPFYPLFAALDVNAKMHEGVSGRNMWMDCVANGIDARKLILENCHHIRPFVPELVDGKPWQSYPTAEIANDLRFFQFVPGEHWHSFEGYAENQYFVDPCKLLLTTPGIDARNGEYEAFGVPATILANFLRENSVVPEKCDLNSILFLLTPAEDMAKLQQLVALLARFEKLLEDDAPLADVLPSIYKQHEARYAGYTLRQLCQEMHDLYARHNVKQLQKEMFRKEHFPRVSMNPQEANYAYLRGEVELVRLPDAEGRIAAEGALPYPPGVLCVVPGEVWGGAVLRYFIALEEGINLLPGFAPELQGVYIEEHDGRKQVWCYVIKSSEAQSALLKGEKL, encoded by the coding sequence ATGTCAGAATTAAAAATTGCCGTTAGTCGTTCTTGCCAGAATTACTTTTCCACTCATCGTGTATGCGTGAATATTGAAGAAAGTAATTATATTGACGTTGCTGCCATTGTTTTATCGGTCGATGATGTTGAACGTGGAAAACTCGATGAAATAGACGCTACTGGCTATGGCATTCCTGTATTTATTGCCACGGAAAATGAAGAACATGTGCCTGCAAAATACCTGTCACGTATTTCGGGTGTCTTCGAACATTGCGAAGCGCGGAAAACGTTTTATGGTCGCCAGTTAGAAACCGCAGCCAGCCATTATGAAACGCAGCTGCGCCCGCCTTTCTTCCGCGCACTGGTTGATTATGTCAATCAGGGTAACAGCGCCTTTGATTGCCCCGGTCATCAGGGCGGCGAGTTTTTCCGTCGCCATCCGGCGGGTAACCAGTTTGTAGAGTATTTTGGTGAAACTCTTTTCCGTTCCGACTTGTGCAACGCTGACGTGGCGATGGGCGATCTGTTGATTCATGAAGGTGCGCCGTGTATCGCACAACAACATGCGGCAAAAGTGTTTAATGCCGATAAAACCTACTTCGTTTTAAACGGCACCTCCTCTTCAAACAAAGTGGTATTAAACGCACTGCTGACACCGGGCGATCTGGTGCTGTTTGACCGCAATAACCATAAATCTAATCACCACGGGGCGTTGCTACAGGCTGGTGCAACACCGGTTTATCTGGAAACAGCACGCAACCCGTATGGCTTTATCGGTGGCATTGATGCGCACTGCTTCGAAGAAAATTACCTGCGCGAACTGATTGCAGAAGTCGCACCGCAGCGGGCAAAAGAGGCTCGTCCGTTCCGCCTCGCGGTTATTCAGTTAGGCACCTACGACGGCACTATTTATAACGCCCGCCAGGTGGTGGATAAAATTGGTCATCTGTGTGACTACATTCTGTTTGACTCCGCATGGGTCGGCTACGAGCAGTTTATCCCGATGATGGCTGACTGTTCGCCGCTGCTGCTGGAGCTTAATGAAAACGATCCGGGCATTCTGGTTACGCAATCAGTCCATAAACAGCAGGCAGGTTTTTCCCAGACTTCACAAATTCATAAAAAAGACCGCCATATCAAAGGGCAACCGCGTTATGTACCGCATAAACGCATGAACAATGCCTTTATGATGCATGCCTCTACCAGCCCGTTCTATCCGTTGTTCGCGGCACTGGACGTCAACGCTAAAATGCATGAAGGCGTAAGCGGTCGCAATATGTGGATGGACTGCGTGGCGAATGGCATTGATGCACGCAAACTGATCCTTGAAAACTGTCATCATATTCGTCCGTTCGTTCCTGAACTGGTGGATGGCAAGCCATGGCAGTCATACCCCACCGCTGAAATTGCCAATGACCTGCGCTTCTTCCAGTTTGTACCAGGAGAACACTGGCACTCTTTTGAAGGCTACGCAGAAAACCAATATTTTGTCGATCCGTGCAAGCTGCTACTGACTACCCCTGGCATTGATGCACGTAACGGCGAATATGAGGCATTCGGTGTTCCTGCAACCATTCTCGCTAACTTCCTGCGTGAAAATAGTGTCGTTCCAGAAAAATGCGACCTTAACTCCATTTTATTCCTGCTGACTCCGGCAGAAGATATGGCCAAACTACAACAGCTTGTCGCCCTGCTGGCACGTTTCGAAAAACTGCTGGAAGATGATGCGCCTCTGGCAGACGTACTGCCTTCCATTTACAAACAACATGAAGCCCGTTACGCCGGTTATACCCTGCGTCAGTTGTGCCAGGAAATGCACGACCTGTATGCCCGTCATAACGTGAAACAACTGCAAAAAGAGATGTTCCGTAAGGAACACTTCCCTCGCGTCAGCATGAATCCACAAGAAGCTAACTACGCCTACTTACGCGGTGAGGTGGAGCTGGTTCGTCTGCCGGATGCAGAAGGGCGTATCGCAGCCGAAGGTGCCCTGCCTTATCCTCCAGGCGTGCTGTGTGTTGTTCCGGGTGAAGTCTGGGGCGGTGCAGTTCTGCGTTACTTCATTGCCCTGGAAGAAGGCATTAACCTGCTGCCAGGTTTTGCGCCGGAATTACAGGGGGTCTACATCGAAGAACATGACGGTCGCAAACAGGTCTGGTGCTATGTCATCAAATCAAGCGAAGCACAAAGCGCCCTGCTGAAGGGAGAAAAATTATGA
- the speFL gene encoding leader peptide SpeFL → MENNNRAMPHIRRTTHIMKFSHRNSFDFHFFNAR, encoded by the coding sequence ATGGAAAATAATAACCGTGCAATGCCTCATATAAGGCGAACAACTCATATTATGAAGTTTTCCCATCGCAATAGCTTTGACTTTCATTTCTTTAATGCCCGCTAG
- the kdpB gene encoding potassium-transporting ATPase subunit KdpB — MSRKQLALFEPTLVVQALKEAVKKLNPQAQWRNPVMFIVWIGSLLTTVISIAIASGAMPGNALFSAAISGWLWITVLFANFAEALAEGRSKAQANSLKGVKKTAFARKLREPKYGAAADKVPADQLRKGDIVLVEAGDIIPCDGEVIEGGASVDESAITGESAPVIRESGGDFASVTGGTRILSDWLVIACSVNPGETFLDRMIAMVEGAQRRKTPNEIALTILLIALTIVFLLATATLWPFSAWGGNAVSVTVLVALLVCLIPTTIGGLLSAIGVAGMSRMLGANVIATSGRAVEAAGDVDVLLLDKTGTITLGNRQASEFIPAQGVEEKTLADAAQLASLADETPEGRSIVILAKQRFNLRERDVQSLHATFVPFTAQSRMSGINIDNRMIRKGSVDAIRRHVEANGGHFPADVDQKVDNVARQGATPLVVVEGSRVLGVIALKDIVKGGIKERFAQLRKMGIKTVMITGDNRLTAAAIAAEAGVDDFLAEATPEAKLALIRQYQAEGRLVAMTGDGTNDAPALAQADVAVAMNSGTQAAKEAGNMVDLDSNPTKLIEVVHIGKQMLMTRGSLTTFSIANDVAKYFAIIPAAFAATYPQLNALNIMRLHSPDSAILSAVIFNALIIVFLIPLALKGVSYKPLTASAMLRRNLWIYGLGGLLVPFIGIKVIDLLLTVCGLV, encoded by the coding sequence ATGAGTCGTAAACAACTGGCGCTATTCGAACCAACACTTGTCGTTCAGGCGCTGAAAGAAGCGGTGAAAAAATTAAACCCGCAGGCGCAATGGCGCAATCCGGTGATGTTTATCGTCTGGATAGGCAGTCTGCTGACCACCGTTATTAGCATCGCGATAGCAAGCGGCGCGATGCCTGGCAATGCGCTGTTTAGCGCGGCAATTAGTGGCTGGCTGTGGATCACCGTGCTGTTCGCTAATTTCGCCGAGGCGCTGGCAGAAGGCCGCAGTAAAGCGCAGGCCAACAGTCTGAAAGGGGTCAAAAAAACCGCCTTTGCCCGCAAGCTGCGTGAGCCGAAATATGGCGCTGCGGCGGACAAAGTTCCTGCCGATCAACTACGTAAAGGCGATATCGTACTGGTAGAAGCTGGCGATATTATCCCCTGCGATGGTGAAGTCATTGAAGGCGGCGCATCAGTTGATGAAAGCGCCATCACCGGGGAATCGGCTCCGGTGATCCGTGAATCCGGCGGTGATTTTGCCTCCGTCACTGGTGGTACGCGTATTCTTTCTGACTGGCTGGTGATCGCGTGCAGCGTTAATCCCGGCGAGACGTTTTTGGATCGGATGATCGCGATGGTGGAAGGCGCACAGCGACGCAAAACGCCGAACGAGATTGCCCTGACCATCCTGCTGATTGCCCTGACCATCGTCTTTTTACTGGCAACCGCAACGCTATGGCCATTTTCTGCCTGGGGCGGTAACGCGGTCAGCGTAACGGTACTGGTGGCGCTGCTGGTCTGTCTGATCCCAACGACTATTGGCGGCTTGCTTTCAGCGATCGGCGTCGCCGGGATGAGCCGGATGCTGGGCGCGAATGTTATCGCCACCAGCGGACGTGCCGTTGAAGCGGCAGGCGACGTTGACGTTCTGCTGCTGGATAAAACCGGCACCATCACGCTAGGTAACCGTCAGGCGTCGGAGTTTATCCCCGCGCAGGGCGTAGAGGAAAAAACGCTGGCCGATGCCGCACAACTGGCTTCGCTGGCCGACGAAACGCCGGAAGGCCGCAGTATTGTGATCCTCGCCAAGCAGCGTTTTAACCTGCGCGAGCGCGATGTGCAGTCGCTTCACGCTACTTTTGTGCCGTTTACTGCGCAAAGCCGGATGAGTGGGATCAACATCGACAACCGTATGATCCGTAAAGGTTCTGTCGATGCTATTCGCCGCCATGTTGAGGCTAACGGTGGTCACTTCCCTGCCGATGTCGATCAAAAAGTTGATAACGTTGCGCGTCAGGGGGCCACGCCGCTGGTGGTGGTGGAAGGTTCCCGTGTGCTGGGCGTTATTGCACTGAAAGATATCGTCAAAGGCGGCATAAAAGAGCGTTTCGCGCAACTGCGTAAAATGGGCATTAAAACGGTGATGATTACCGGCGATAACCGTCTGACTGCCGCCGCGATTGCTGCGGAAGCGGGCGTCGATGATTTCCTCGCCGAAGCGACACCGGAGGCCAAGCTGGCATTGATTCGTCAGTATCAGGCGGAAGGCCGTTTGGTGGCGATGACCGGCGACGGCACCAACGATGCTCCGGCGCTGGCGCAGGCAGATGTCGCGGTGGCGATGAACTCCGGCACTCAGGCGGCGAAAGAAGCGGGCAATATGGTGGATCTCGACTCCAACCCGACCAAGTTGATCGAGGTGGTGCACATTGGCAAACAGATGCTGATGACCCGTGGCTCGCTCACCACCTTCAGCATCGCTAACGATGTGGCGAAATACTTCGCCATTATTCCGGCGGCGTTCGCGGCAACATATCCCCAGTTAAATGCGCTGAACATTATGCGCCTGCATTCGCCCGACTCCGCCATTCTCAGTGCGGTGATTTTCAACGCCTTGATTATCGTCTTTTTGATTCCTCTGGCGTTAAAAGGCGTGAGTTATAAACCGCTTACGGCTTCTGCCATGTTGCGCCGTAACTTATGGATTTACGGTCTGGGTGGACTACTGGTGCCGTTTATCGGTATCAAAGTGATTGATTTACTGCTGACCGTTTGCGGTCTGGTGTGA
- a CDS encoding TonB-dependent receptor: protein MIIFLIFFTDRRLFMDRIISPSTDTEKGKGKWKIITVQCLI, encoded by the coding sequence TTGATTATTTTTTTGATCTTCTTCACAGATCGGAGACTTTTCATGGATAGAATAATTTCACCTTCAACTGATACAGAAAAAGGTAAAGGAAAATGGAAAATAATAACCGTGCAATGCCTCATATAA